In Strongyloides ratti genome assembly S_ratti_ED321, scaffold srae_chrx_scaffold0000002, a single window of DNA contains:
- a CDS encoding Dizzy, with product MYRFTPDFKNALIKNPKERTKNDIDIIFSHLKQLEGFKWINDTALRKISRAARYEAYPMNHILFRKGQPATCWYILLTGSVYIDEQIQLPLGCFGKRNEVHLRRISDCIILQPSELIVIDYPDDQRVPIYQSIQENTNNIYNLQNNFQTNLQIKGTRFGDQLDTPYFDNKQVQSSTLRPKQIPIYEMTTEKGNIFNGIDNTDCNVIPTSTTGISRITVQSSQTNKFTINNKQISRVYNNLPEVSNCPPIPVKTTNLQQKNDIPILDSPTIPYHHIFKNQPQPYVRYRTHNSQLQRKSLDETAMQVNNEKNMKNNVNSSIKQPTYITVGGSSSSSRNDELSGLPEAFVDSDDEEGSCPSHDSFQELRDNVRECLEKEPSMRTLDDILILLDFMSQMQAFANLPMSIRKQICLKMLFAVVQDSGTVILQHGDKLDSWSVVVNGYVEWTKPNGEKIEYRMGDAFGATASPTEQYHEGEMRTMTNNCEFLLVEHKDFYHIMSTINQHIEKVSDVTGEVVSETERRVTGNQVGLVIIKAKPEKLLQLLVEESDTISDEHYTEDYLLMYRVFLSDPTEIFLKLKQWFDEPTFKEKIPRIVLLWVNSHFNDFESNCKMIKLLEEFGNSLEKENLHSQLALLNIACSIKSKIRTVILTRSNRDQELCFSLIGGKEINHKLFIADISNNCDSQTNELRRGDEILEVNGHNFSSITLSKALVLLKDSTHLSIQVKWNLMGFKEMLIDMESKKNNFDYDSISSNENPFTSIRYEKNDGSGIYLPSRQHNSSSSSVNTKMSHISSKNSMMSKLINIIKGTSSGSDSGFSNDLPNNSNIMNTSAINSSLPPLSGTIRASRSNPDIHINIHRPASGYKYSLASDPFDNTKSNTMNQIEEVIKVYRSDQTFRYLIIYPHTTVSDIVKLALQEFGMNTDTGNLEWSLCMTSVTPEGAIKQRTLPQTMKNMGNYLNLNSRYYLKNNDRSEPLLPDDVAPEVLKESQTYLIDLNAHTIAVHLTLQDFGIFSKIETTEYVDCLFEIKSSYGWPMLKKFEDIFNVEMWWVATEICSEKIVYKRAKLIKKFIKVARHCRELRNFNSMFAIISGLEKPAVRRLQNSWERVPNKYVKMLNDMQTLLDPSRNMSKYRQHLLNLSQDPPVIPIYPVFKKDLIYSNEANETYSDKLVNFEKLRIIAKIIRSVTKLSLVPYTQEVILNRDSSNMDSKSNTSTIKKLSGSKNGSQSRKKMYEQDQMVKKVKAYLEVMKICDNENELDKMSSECEPPQNSSSGNASSGTSRKRAPSPSSSSISSHSNQSEQFTRFHTPKFGVESPQAVQKMLSLVQNSKVKPAINVKGFSPIQSPMLNNNRGTPKRSNTGIGRIPSFSSRSSSNSTDLHPVDLTAESSSVTTFCSTTNTSQNSNSTDIGPGAFVRPIRRK from the exons TTCGCAAAGGCCAACCAGCTACTTGTTGGTATATTCTTTTAACAGGATCTGTTTATATTGATGAACAAATTCAATTACCACTTGGTTG TTTTGGTAAAAGAAATGAAGTTCACTTAAGAAGAATTAGTGATTGTATAATACTACAACCTTCTGAGTTAATTGTT atTGATTATCCGGATGACCAACGAGTTCCAATATATCAGTCGATTCAGGAAAacacaaataatatttataacttaCAAAATAACTTTCAAACaaatttacaaattaaaGGAACACGATTTGGTGATCAATTAGATACAccatattttgataataaacaAGTACAATCATCAACATTAAGACCAAAACAAATACCTATATATGAGATGACCACTGAAAAgggaaatatttttaatggcATTGATAATACTGATTGTAATGTAATTCCTACATCAACTACAGGTATATCAAGAATAACTGTACAATCATCACAAACAAATAAGtttactataaataataaacaaatcTCAAgagtatataataatttaccaGAAGTATCAAATTGTCCACCAATACCAGTTAAAACAACTAATTTGcaacaaaaaaatgatatcCCAATATTAGATTCTCCTACAATACCATatcatcatatttttaaaaatcaaccGCAACCATATGTACGATATCGTACACATAACAGTCAATTACAAAGAAAG agtCTTGATGAGACAGCTATGCAAGTAAATAAcgaaaaaaatatgaaaaataatgttaatagtTCAATTAAACAACCAACATATATTACAGTAGGTGGATCATCAAGTAGTTCAAGGAATGATGAATTATCAG gtCTTCCTGAAGCATTTGTTGATAGTGATGATGAAGAAGGTAGTTGTCCTTCTCATGATAGTTTTCAAGAGTTAAGAGATAATGTTCGTGAATGCTTAGAAAAAGAACCATCAATGCGTACATTAgatgatatattaattttacttgATTTTATGTCACAAATGCAAGCATTTGCTAATCTTCCAATGAGTATAAGAAAacaaatttgtttaaaaatgttatttgcTGTTGTTCAAGATTCAGGAACAGTAATTCTTCAACATGGAGATAAATTAGATTCATGGAGTGTTGTTGTAAATGGATATGTTGAATGGACAAAACCAAATGgtgaaaaaattgaatacAGAATGGGTGATGCATTTGGTGCAACTGCTTCACCAACAGAACAATATCATGAAGGTGAAATGAGAACAATGACAAATAATTGCGAATTTCTTTTAGTTGAACataaagatttttatcatataatgtCAACAATCAATCAACATATTGAAAAAGTATCTGATGTAACTGGGGAAGTTGTAAGTGAAACAGAAAGACGGGTAACAGGAAATCAAGTTGGTCTTGTAATAATTAAAGCTAAACCAGAAAAATTACTACAATTATTGGTTGAGGAATCAGATACAATATCAGATGAACATTATACTGaagattatttattaatgtatCGTGTATTTCTTTCAGATCCaacagaaatatttttaaaacttaaacAATGGTTTGATGAACCAACATTTAAAGAGAAAATACCAAGAATAGTTTTATTATGGGTTAATTCtcattttaatgattttgaaagtaattgtaaaatgataaaattattagaagaaTTTGGTAATAgtttagaaaaagaaaatttacaTTCACAATTagcattattaaatatagcatgttcaattaaatcaaaaataagaACAGTTATATTAACAAGAAGTAATCGAGATCAAGAATTATGTTTTTCTCTTATTGGTGGTAAAGAAATAAatcataaactttttattgctgatatttctaataattgtGATTCTCAAACAAATGAATTAAGAAGAGGTGATGAAATTTTAGAAGTTAATGGTCataatttttcatcaatAACTTTATCTAAAGCATTGGTTTTACTAAAGGATAGTACACATTTATCAATTCAAGTTAAATGGAATTTAATGGGTTTCAAAGAGATGTTAATTGATATggaatcaaaaaaaaataattttgattatgATAGTATTTCAAGTAATGAAAATCCTTTTACTTCAATTCGATATGAAAAGAATGATGGTTCTGGTATATATTTACCTTCTAGACAACATAATTCATCAAGTTCATCTGTTAATACAAAAATGTCACATATATCTTCAAAAAATTCTATGATgagtaaattaataaatataataaaaggaACAAGTAGTGGTTCTGATTCAGGTTTTTCAAATGATTTACCAAATAATTCTAATATTATGAATACATCAGCTATCAATTCATCTCTTCCTCCATTATCTGGTACTATTAGAGCTTCACGATCAAATCCTGATATTCATATTAATATTCATCGACCTGCATCAGGTTATAAATATTCTCTTGCTTCAGATCCATTTGATAATACTAAATCAAATACAATGAATCAAATTGAAGAagtaataaaagtatatagaAGTGATCAAACATTTAggtatttaataatatatccaCATACAACAGTTAGTGATATTGTTAAACTTGCTTTACAAGAATTTGGTATGAATACAGATACAGGAAATCTTGAATGGTCACTTTGTATGACTTCTGTAACACCAGAAGGTGCCATAAAACAACGTACATTACCTCAAACTATGAAAAATATGggaaattatttaaatttaaatagtagatattatttaaaaaataatgatcgATCAGAACCATTATTACCAGATGATGTTGCACCAGAAGTTTTAAAAGAATCTCAAACATATCTTATTGATTTAAATGCTCATACAATAGCAGTTCATCTTACACTTCAAGATTTTggtattttttcaaaaattgaaaCAACAGAATATGTTGATTgtttatttgaaattaaaagttCTTATGGATGGccaatgttaaaaaaatttgaagatatttttaatgttgaaATGTGGTGGGTTGCTACAGAAATATGTTctgaaaaaattgtttataaaagagcaaaattaataaaaaaatttatcaaagtTGCAAGACATTGTCGTGaattaagaaattttaattcaatGTTTGCCATAATAAGTGGTTTAGAGAAACCAGCTGTTCGTAGATTACAAAATTCATGGGAAAGAGTACcaaataaatatgttaaaatgttaaatgatATGCAAACATTATTAGATCCTAGTCGAAATATGTCAAAATATCGTCAacatttgttaaatttatctCAAGATCCTCCCGTTATTCCTATATATcctgtatttaaaaaagatttaatttattctaaTGAAGCTAATGAAACATATTCTGATAAATTagttaattttgaaaaattacgAATAATTGCTAAAATAATAAGGAGTGTAACAAAATTATCTTTAGTACCATATACTCAAGAAGTAATACTTAATCGTGATTCTTCAAATATGGATTCCAAAAGTAATACatcaacaattaaaaaattaagtgGATCTAAAAATGGTTCTCAATCAcgtaaaaaaatgtatgaaCAAGATCAAATGGTTAAAAAAGTAAAGGCATATTTAGAAGTTATGAAAATATgtgataatgaaaatgaattaGATAAAATGTCATCAGAATGTGAACCACCACAAAATTCATCTTCAGGTAATGCTTCCTCTGGAACTTCAAGAAAAAGAGCACCATCACCATCATCTAGTAGTATTTCATCTCATTCCAATCAATCAGAACAATTTACACGTTTTCATACACCAAAATTTGGAGTTGAATCACCACAAGCAGTacaaaaaatgttatcattAGTTCAAAATTCAAAAGTCAAACCTGCCATTAATGTTAAAGGATTTAGCCCAATACAATCACcaatgttaaataataatcGGGGTACACCAAAACGGTCAAATACAGGAATTGGAAGGATACCATCATTTAGTTCTAGAAGTAGTTCAAATTCAACAGATCTTCATCCTGTTGATTTAACAGCAGAAAGTTCTTCTGTAACAACTTTTTGTTCAACTACAAATACTTCACAAAATTCAAATTCTACTGATATTGGACCTGGTGCATTTGTTCGCCCAATTAGAcgtaaataa
- a CDS encoding Astacin-like metalloendopeptidase has product MIYHDIINNNLSFNRSKRAATSDKGRLWPNGLIPYEIDETFSGKHYKLFQMAMRLWMNLTCLTFIPKTDGSLLTKDYIYFTADECGCCSYVGKHMDGKQIISIGRKCDKFGIVLHEIGHTIGFWHEHTREDRDKYVDIFYSSIKDDQEYNFDKSKPGEIDSLGENYDYESIMHYSRNTFSRSIYLDTILPKHNINGKKPEIGQRTHLSIGDIRQTNKLYQCDTCFKTFYQRNGIISIKNERKCTFRILGAKGERIRIKIFPKNVLKENNEGKSDKWLTIRDGFHEKSKILGILKTNNLNNIEFISKENFMFIQFKNNSLIKNEFILGEYEFICGGKLTKRKGFIESPNFPELYPYNISCQWEIEVSKNMLVAIKILYIEIEKSGNCMYDNIEFYEESNGELLLRTCGSYNETISVVTKESNKMKIIFNSDASNNKNGFLLQYLTEENECKKKNDLCEHICINEIGGYSCQCHPGFSLSKDKRTCLNKCGGHLANLTGAIISPNFPNQYPPNTECTWDIILKDDYQIFLNFSFVSLEGIITDCSYDSILVYELDNNMSVNHSSIVQICGQHTQPLLMKSTANKIRIKFQSDSSVEKFGFIASYIGFHDECLLSNGGCEQICESNINSFKCKCLDGFSLSNDGYSCLEDACSFQLFDSKGSFASPNYPEGYPSDKECKWHFITTPGHTIELTFHEFDLEESSNCSYDNVSIYNTYESSIDELIGIYCYDNYNKEFSVSSNGNQMFLVMKTDSSIMHNGFKASYYSKCGGTLYVDNEVGYVYSHDKYGEGNYYPNSNCKWKLKMKDDSLIKDNIIKIKFIKFNLESSNNCDCDHVKIIEHKNSDDSGKIIDKFCGNKLPSIIMSRKEIVTIVFSSDDSMEGKGFVFEYQLTKVII; this is encoded by the exons ATGATATATCATgacataattaataataatttatcttttaatcgTTCTAAACGTGCTGCAACATCAGATAAAGGTCGCTTATGGCCAAATGGTTTAATTCCATATGAAATCGATGAAACATTTTCTG gaaaacattataaactttttcaaaTGGCAATGAGATTATGGATGAATTTAACATGCCTGACATTCATTCCAAAAACAGATGGTTCattattaacaaaagattatatatattttactgCTGATGAATGTGG ATGTTGTTCATATGTTGGAAAACATATGGATggtaaacaaataatttcaaTTGGAAGAAAATGCGATAAATTTGGAATTGTTTTACATGAAATAGGTCATACAATTGGTTTTTGGCATGAACATACTAGAGAAGATAGAGATAAATatgttgatattttttatagttcCATAAAAGATGATCAggaatataattttgataaaagtaAACCTGGTGAAATTGATTCATTGGGAGAAAATTATGATTATGAAAGTATAATGCATTATTCAAGAAATACATTTTCAAGaagtatatatttagatACTATATTACCAAAACATAATATAAATGGTAAAAAACCAGAAATTGGTCAAAGAACACATTTAAGTATAGGTGATATAAGACAAACAAATAAACTTTATCAATGTGATACATGTTTTAAGACATTTTATCAAAGAAATGgaataatatcaataaaaaatgaaagaaaatGTACATTTAGAATATTAGGTGCAAAAGGAGAACGaattagaataaaaatttttccaaaaaatgttttaaaagaGAATAATGAAGGAAAATCTGATAAATGGCTTACAATAAGAGATGGTTTTCatgaaaaaagtaaaattttaggCATATTAAAgacaaataatttaaataatattgaatttatttctaaagaaaattttatgtttattcaatttaaaaataattcattaattaaaaatgaatttatacTTGGAGAATATGAATTTATATGTGGTggaaaattaacaaaaaggAAAGGATTTATTGAAAGTCCAAATTTTCCAGAATTATACccatataatatttcttgtCAATGGGAAATTGAAGTTTCTAAGAATATGCTTGTtgctataaaaattttgtacatTGAGATTGAAAAATCTGGAAATTGTATGtatgataatattgaatTTTATGAAGAATCTAATGgtgaattattattaagaaCTTGTGGATCATACAATGAAACAATTTCTGTTGTAACAAAAGAAAgcaataaaatgaaaataatatttaatagtgatgcatcaaataataagaatggttttttattacaatatttaacAGAAGAAAATGAatgtaaaaagaaaaatgatttatgTGAACATATTTGTATTAATGAAATTGGTGGTTATTCTTGTCAATGTCATCCAGGTTTTTCTCTTAGTAAAGATAAAAGGACGTGTCTCAATAAATGTGGTGGACATTTAGCAAATTTAACGGGTGCTATTATATCACCAAACTTTCCAAATCAGTATCCACCTAATACAGAATGTACATGGGATATTATTCTTAAAGAtgattatcaaatatttttaaatttttcttttgtgTCACTTGAAGGTATCATAACAGATTGTTCTTATGATTCTATTTTGGTTTATGAATTAGATAATAATATGTCAGTAAATCATTCATCAATTGTTCAAATTTGTGGTCAACATACACAACCATTATTAATGAAATCAACAGCTAATAAAATTAGAATTAAATTTCAATCTGATTCTTCTGTTGAAAAGTTTGGGTTTATTGCATCATATATTGGATTTCATGATGAATGTCTATTATCAAATGGAGGATGTGAACAAATTTGTGAAAGTAACataaattcatttaaatgTAAATGTTTAGATGGTTTTAGTTTATCAAATGATGGTTATAGTTGTCTTGAAGATGCTTGTTCTTTTCAACTTTTTGATTCTAAAGGTTCTTTTGCATCACCAAATTATCCTGAAGGTTATCCAAGTGATAAAGAATGTAAATGGCATTTTATAACAACACCAGGTCATACAATTGAATTAACATTTCATGAATTTGACCTTGAAGAAAGTTCTAATTGTTCTTATGATAATGtatcaatatataatacataTGAATCTTCAATTGATGAATTAATAGGAATTTATTGttatgataattataataaagaattttcAGTATCTTCAAATGGTAATCAAATGTTTCTTGTTATGAAAACGGATTCTTCAATAATGCATAATGGTTTTAAAGCATCTTATTACTCAAAATGTGGTGGTACTCTTTATGTTGATAACGAAGTTGGTTACGTCTATTCACATGATAAATATGGTGAAGGAAATTATTATCCAAATTCTAATTGTAAAtggaaattaaaaatgaaagatgacagtttaataaaagataatattattaaaattaaatttattaaatttaatcttGAAAGTAGCAATAATTGTGATTGTGAccatgtaaaaattattgaacaCAAAAACTCTGATGATTCTGgaaaaataatagataaattttgtGGAAATAAATTACCATCAATTATAATGTCAAGAAAAGAAATAGTTACAATTGTCTTTAGTAGTGATGACTCAATGGAAGGGAAAGGATTTGTCTTTGAATATCAATTAACTAAAGTAATTATTTGA
- a CDS encoding Solute carrier family 35 member F6 — MDSNSEMATTTNNNNIAFKITISILMVVTGSLNTIAAKWADSLKSDGRNFNHPFFQAACMFLGELSCLGVYYILKFSRKRRNQDLENVETTTVSPFIFLPPAFCDVFATSIMYVGLNLTTASSFQMLRGAVIIFTGLLSVAFLGARLRPYKWLGMSIVCLGLVIVGVVSIVYEDNPEVDINAMITGDILIVTAQIIVAVQMVYEQKYLTQYDVHALYAVGYEGLFGLSILGFLIPMFYFIHVPKTFSPDPEHRLENILLALKEIRDNPIILLPLGLTVISIALFNFAGISVTKTLSATTRMVLDSVRTLIIWVCSIPLFGEEFIPLQIVGFIFLILGMFTYNDILVGPYVRSKVLPMMNESSAVTIFCGNFWRSSDSANDSDRENLVNSENEE; from the exons ATGGACAGTAATTCTGAAATGGCTACTACAactaacaataataatattgcttttaaaattaccatCTCAATATTAATGGTAGTGACTGGATCACTTAATACAATAGCTGCTAAATGGGCTGATAGTTTAAAGTCTGATGGTCGAAATTTTAATCATCCATTTTTTCAg gCAGCATGTATGTTTTTAGGAGAATTAAGTTGTCTTGgtgtatattatatattaaaattttcacgTAAAAGAAGAAATCAAGATTTAGAAAATGTAGAAACAACAACTGTTAGTCCTTTCATTTTTCTTCCACCAGCATTTTGTGATGTTTTTGCAACATCAATTATGTATGTAGgattaaatttaacaacAGCTTCCAGTTTTCAAATGCTTCGTGGTgctgttataatttttacagGTTTATTATCTGTTGCATTTTTGGGTGCACGATTAAGACCATATAAATGGCTTGGTATGTCTATTGTGTGTCTTGGACTTGTAATTGTTGGTGTTGTTAGCATAGTTTATGAAGATAATCCAGAAGTTGATATTAATGCAATGATAACTGGAGATATTCTTATTGTAACAGCTCAAATAATTGTTGCTGTTCAAATGGTATATGAACAAAAATATCTTACTCAGTATGATGTTCATGCATTATATGCTGTTGGATATGAAGGATTATTTGGTTTATCAATTCTTGGATTTTTAATTCCAATGTTCTATTTTATTCATGTTCCAAAAACATTTTCACCAGATCCTGAACATCgtttagaaaatatattactcGCATTAAAAGAAATCCGTGATAATCCAATAATCTTATTACCATTGGGATTAACTGTTATTAGTATTGCTTTGTTTAATTTTGCTGGAATTTCTGTTACCAAAACATTATCTGCCACCACAAGAATGGTTTTAGATAGTGTACGTACTCTTATTATTTGGGTTTGCTCAATTCCATTATTTGGTGAAGAATTTATACCATTACAAATTGTTGGATTTATTTTCCTTATTCTTGGAATGTTCACATATAATGATATTCTTGTTGGTCCATATGTCAGATCTAAAGTATTACCTATGATGAATGAGTCGTCTGCTGTAACGATATTTTGCGGTAACTTTTGGAGATCATCTGATAGCGCAAATGATAGTGATCGTGAAAATCTTGTTAATAGTGAAAATGAAGAgtaa
- a CDS encoding E3 ubiquitin-protein ligase CBL-B: protein MTTFTGIINRFQNLFGSPLNALEDSIVGVVNRNCDIIIKFQSNDHPLVPQDDAKVFDKTFRLLDNVFKLCQKPKLKLKPSPPNILEIIPDIYKHLNLILKENPSAYSEILYLRLYMTNLDNKCKGIIKLLKDSKDDIYDEESVSRLSLTKKVLSFSHMYYELIALSPEGKLSSKSFRITKQEASQFWYNNFGDLIIVPWNQFENLLKKVHIFSDNSNESNSLKKTMDLTSNCHISQFEFDVFTRLFQPWDKLLDNWRVLAVKHPAYVSFLTYDQVKSRLEKFINKPGSYVFRLSCTRLGHWAIGYVAPDGKIYQTIPNNKSLVKALVDGYREGFYRYPNGEDYNPDLTKELETSNSGKTVHVTQEQFEIYCSIGSTFEMCKICDENDKDVRLEPCGHLICKTCLTSWQEVTTGIKNCPFCRCEIKGIEEIVIRKYSNYLSNITGDGKNNEKKNEDEVIMKNKLHLPIKLSFGKNNKEKQKNCDKTSSESSPIDNLNNLSSRNLPKIPNSYNNSMVVLTSQTNVNETPL from the exons ATGACAACATTCACAGGTATTATTAATCGTTTTCAAAATCTTTTTGGATCACCCTTAAATGCATTGGAAGATAGTATTGTTGGAGTTGTTAATAGAAATTGTGACATTATCATCAAATTTCAATCAAATGATCATCCTTTAGTTCCACAAGATGATGCTAAAGTATTCGATAAAACATTTCGTCTTCTTGACAATGTATTTAAACTTTGTCAAAAACcaaagttaaaattaaaaccaTCACCaccaaatattttagaaattataCCTGATATTTacaaacatttaaatttaattttaaaagaaaaccCATCAGCTTATAGTGAGATACTTTATTTGAGATTATATATGACTAATCttgataataaatgtaaagga attataaaattattaaaagatagtAAAGATGATATTTATGATGAAGAATCTGTATCTAGATTATCATTAACAAAGAAagtattatcattttcaCATATGTATTATGAGTTAATTGCTTTATCACCAGAAGGAAAATTATCATCAAAAAGTTTTAGAATAACTAAACAAGAAGCATCACAATTTtggtataataattttggtGATTTAATTATTGTTCCATGGAAtcaatttgaaaatttacttaaaaaagtACATATATTTTCTGATAATAGTAATGAAAgtaatagtttaaaaaaaacaatggATTTAACATCAAATTGTCATATATCACAATTTGAATTTGATGTATTTACAAGATTATTTCAACCATGGgataaattattagataATTGGAGAGTTTTAGCTGTAAAACATCCTGCATATGTTAGTTTTTTGACATATGATCAAGTTAAATCAagattagaaaaatttattaataaaccAGGAAGTTATGTATTTAGATTAAGTTGTACAAGACTTGGCCATTGGGCTATTGGTTATGTTGCCCCAGATggtaaaatttatcaaacaataccaaataataaatctttaGTTAAAGCTCTTGTTGATGGTTATAGAGAAGGATT ttatcGTTATCCAAATGGTGAAGATTATAATCCTGATTTGACAAAAGAACTTGAAACATCAAATTCTGGTAAAACTGTTCATGTTACTCAGGAAcaatttgaaatatattgttCAATAGGAAGTACATTTGAAATGTGTAAAATTTGtgatgaaaatgataaagatgTTAGATTAGAACCTTGTGGACATTTAATATGTAAAACATGTTTAACAAGTTGGCAAGAAGTAACAACaggaataaaaaattgtccATTTTGTAGATGTGAAATTAAAGGAATTGAAGAAATAgttattagaaaatatagTAATTATTTATCTAATATAACAGGTGAtggaaaaaataatgaaaaaaaaaatgaagatgaagttattatgaaaaataaacttCATTTACctattaaattatcatttggaaaaaataataaagaaaaacaaaaaaattgtgATAAGACTAGTTCTGAATCTTCACCAATTGATAatctaaataatttatcttcaAGAAATCTTCCCAAAATTCCAAATTCATACAATAATAGTATGGTTGTATTGACGTCACAAACGAATGTCAATGAGACACCTTTAtaa
- a CDS encoding Twinfilin encodes MAYQTGIRADSTLLKFFEQCKEGKVRMGKIVIKKEVLSVNYQYEGTNDWKADWSAIFPQCLDSFEPCYILFRLTEKNEWIFVTFADDLAPVREKMPLAATRATFMSEFGQSFIIHNWHFTNKHDFDLDKIERRIAGISEKPMTEVERQLDYASRERAHVPLPNIFPMQTLRGCTFPIDRDALNELENFKNGLIDFVQLSIDTLNEAIKLEETKDKLDVSQLQSAIPKKQPRYSFYRYHNKADDSDKVFFIYSLPPSAEVSVKERMLYSSCKLSFLDNVKNECNIDVSKKIEVDSKDKLDDATLSSYFAPEEPIKKQNFIKPAPPSKTPRRLIRDLPQTTAI; translated from the exons atgGCATATCAGACTGGTATAAGAg ctGATTCTACTTTgttgaaattttttgaaCAATGTAAAGAAGGAAAAGTTCGTATGGGAAAAATTGTCATTAAAAAAg aagttTTATCTGTTAACTATCAATATGAAGGAACAAATGATTGGAAAGCTGATTGGTCAGCAATATTTCCACAATGTCTTGATTCATTTGAACcatgttatattttattccgtttaacagaaaaaaatgaatggATATTTGTAAC ttTTGCTGATGATCTAGCACCAGTTAGAGAAAAAATGCCATTAGCAGCAACAAGAGCAACTTTTATGTCTGAGTTTGGacaaagttttattattcacAATTGGCACTTTACTAACAAACATGATTTTGatttagataaaattgaAAGAAGAATAGCTGGAATTTCTGAAAAACCAATGACAGAAGTTGAACGTCAACTTGATTATGCTTCAAGGGAACGTGCTCATGTACCATTACCAAATATTTTTCCAATGCAAACCTTAAGAGGTTGTACCTTTCCAATTGATAGAGATGCTCTCAATGaacttgaaaattttaaaaatggtttGATAGACTTTGTTCAACTTAGTATTGATACATTAAATGAAGCTATCAAACTTGAAGAAACCAAAGACAAACTTGATGTTTCTCAATTACAAAGCGCAATTCCAAAAAAACAACCAAGATACTCTTTCTATAGATATCACAATAAGGCTGATGATAgtgataaagtttttttcatttatagtTTACCACCATCAGCTGAAGTTTCAGTAAAAGAACGTATGCTTTATTCAAGTTGCAAACTTTCATTCCTAGATAACGTCAAAAATGAATGTAACATTGATGTTTCAAAAAAG attGAGGTGGACAGTAAGGATAAATTAGATGATGCAACATTGTCATCATACTTTGCACCTGAAGAACCAATTAAAAagcaaaattttattaagcCTGCTCCACCAAGCAAGACACCACGTAGACTTATCCGGGATCTTCCACAAACTACTGCTATTTAA